TCGTTCCGCACGCTCACGGTCGTACATCTGTCCGACCTGACCGTTACTCTCTGAGCCCATGACCCGCTTCCGCGGCCTGGCCATGGCCGTTCTGACGTTCGCGATGTTCATGGATCTCATGGACGTCACCATCGTGAACGTGGCCCTGCCCGCGATCCGCGACGATCTAGGCAGCACGCCGTCACAGCTCGAGTGGATCGTCAGCGGCTATGTCCTGGCCTTCGCCGGCGTCCTGATCACCTCGGGCCGGCTGGGTGACCGCTACGGTCGCCAACGGGTCTTCATCGCGGGCATCACCGGGTTCACGCTCGCGTCGTTGACCGCGTCGCTGGCCCAGAACGGGGAGACCCTCGTCGCGTCCCGGGTGGCCCAGGGTCTCTTCGCGGGGTTGATGGTGCCGCAGGTGCTCGCCAGCGTGCAGGTGCTCTACAAGCCCAGGGAGCGGGCCGCGATCTTCGCCGTCATCGGTGTGATCACCGCGATGGCGGCCGTCATCGGCCCCGTCCTGGGCGGCTGGCTGGTCACGAACAACCCGCTCGGCGGCGGCTGGCGCTCCATTTTCTTCATCAACATCCCCATCGGGATCGTCATCGTCATCGCAGCCCTTGTGCTGGTGCCGAACTCGAAGGCCGATCGGCCCTCGCCCCTGGATCCACTCGGGGTGTTGCTCGCGGTCGGCGGCATCCTGCTGATCGTGTACCCACTGGTCGAGGGACGACAGCTCGGCTGGCCGATCTGGTCCTATCTGCTGATGGCGCTCTCACCGGTGGTGCTCGCACTGTTCGTGCTCAACGAACGTCGCCACGGCGCCGACAGCGCGATGATGCCGCTGCGGCTGTTCGCCAACCGCGGGTTCACCGGCGGCCTGACGATCCAGTTCCTGTTCCAGGGATCGATCAACGCGTTCTTCCTCATCCTCGCGCTCTACGTACAGACCGGTCTGGGGTTCACCGCCATGGTGTCGGGCGCTCTGACGCTGCCGTTCAGCATCGGCGCGACGTTGGCCGCCGGGGTGGCCGCGGCCCTCGTGGCCCGTCTCGGGCGCATCCTGCCCGCCATCGGCGGGACGTTGATGGCCGTCGGCACGGCCTGGACGATCTACGTGTTCGATTCCACCGGCGCGGACTACTCGGCGTGGGACACGGTGATCCCGATGGCCATCGCCGGGATCGGTCTCACCGTGATGATGGTCCCCCTGCTCGACATCGCCCTCGCCACGGTCGACGCGGCGGACTCCGGGGCCGCGTCCGGCGTCCTCGGCACGTTCCAACAGGTCGGCGGCGCACTCGGGATCGCGGTCACCGGGGTGCTGTTCTTCGGTGCCGCCGGCCGATACACCCAGTCCGAACTCCTCCATGCGCTCACCATCGCGGCATGGGTGCCGATCATCGGCTACGCGCTGGCGGCGCTGTGCAGTGCTCTGCTGCCCGGCATCTCCGAGGTCAAGGCACACCTGGAGACGGTCGTGGACGAGGAGTCCGTCACCGCCTGACCCTCCGGTCGGCACCGACGCGGAGAATATTCCCGATGCGGGATAAAACACCACCGTGCGGTGAACACTTGTCGCGCAGGTCAGACCCCATTACGGTCGTCACCGTGCTGCCGACATCGCTGAAGTTCCCGAACCCGGTCAACGAGTACGCCGCCCGGACCACCGCCGGACTCGTGGTGATCCTCGCGATCGTCACCATCGCGGTCGACCAGCCCGTCCTCTACGGGATCCTCGCCTTCGGCTTCCTGTTGCGTGTCATCTCCGGGCCGACGCTGTCGCCGTTCGGACAGCTGTCGGTGCGCGTCATCGTGCCGAGGCTCGGTCTCACCAAGATGGTGCCGGGGCCACCCAAGCGGTTCGCGCAGGCCATCGGCCTCACCATCACCGGGGTCGCATTCGTGCTCAGTCTGCTGGGCCACGGCCTGGCGGCGCAGATCGTCGCGGCACTGGTCGTGGTCGCCGCACTGTTGGAGTCGGTTCTGGGTATCTGCCTGGGCTGCATCGTCTTCGGCTTCCTGCAGCGTCGCGGAGTGATCCCGCAGAGCGTGTGCGAGGCCTGCAACAACATCTCGCTGCGCCAGCCGGCCTGACGTCAGGCCCGTCCCGGCCTCAGCTGATCGGCTCAGCTGATCGACAGTGCGATGCCGTCGAGGATGTCATGCTCGCTGACCACCAGTTCGGTGATGCCCGCCTCTGCCTCGAGCACGCTCGCGAGTTCCAGGGTCACCAGGGAACCGCCACCGATGACGTCGACGCGGCCGGGGTGCATCGGGCCCAGTGCCGCACGTTCGGCGCGGGTCATCGCGATCAGTCGTTCGCAGACCTCGCGTAGGCGTTCGAAGGACATCCGTGAGCGGTGGATCAGCTCGGGATCGTAGGTCGACAGATCCGCGGCCAACGCGGCCAGTGTGGTCATGGTGCCCGCGACACCGACCCACGTCGACGCCTGGGCGACCGGCACGGCGCCGAACGCGCGCGCCAGCTCGTCGCGGACAACTCCCCGAGCCGTGGTGATCTCGTCGGCGGTCGGCGGATCGGACGCCAGCACCCGTTCGGTCAGTCGGACGCACCCGATGTTCGCGGAGAACGCCGCGGTGACGTCGCCATCGCGGCCGAGGACGACCTCGGTGGACCCGCCACCGAGATCGGTGACCACGAACGGTCCGTCGGCCGTGTCGAACTCGCCGACGGCGCCGGCGAACGACAACCGCGCCTCCTCGTCACCGGTGATCACCTCGGCCACCGACCCCGCCACGATGGGGTCGAGCAGCTCGCGGGTCATGTCGAAGAACTCGCCCCGGTTGGATGCGTCGCGGGTCGCCGAGGTGGCGACCATCCGGACGGCGGTGACGTGGTGGTCGGCCATGATCGCCGCGTAGTCCGACAGTGCCGCTCGCGTTCTGGCCACGGCCGCGTCGGTGAACGACCCGGTGGCGTCGACCCCCTCGCCGAGTCGCACGACACGCATCTCGCGATGCAGGTCGACGAGTCCGTCGTCGCCACGCCGGGCGATGAGCAGCCGGATGGAGTTGGTTCCGCAGTCCACCGCGGCGACGACGCTCACGACTCGTCGCCCTCGGTCAGATCGGGGAAGTCCGACACCTGCGGCCAGTCCGCGGGCAGGGCCGTCCCCCGCAGCCGCGACTGCGCGGCCAGCGCGACCGCCTCGTCACCGAGCGGGTTGACCCCCACCCCCTTGGCCAGCGAGTGCGCCATCAACACGTGCAGGCATTTCACGCGATCGGGCATGCCGCCACCGGTGAAATCTGTTCCGAGAGAATCGATCTCGTCGCGCTCGGCCAGGTAGGCCTCGTGGGCGCGACGGTAACGCTGCGCCAGGTCGGTGTCGGTGGTCAGGCGTCGGCTCATGGCCCGCATGACACCGGCCGATTCCAACCGACTTGCCTCGGCGGTCAGTCGCGGATCGGTGAGGTAGTACAGGGTCGGGAACGGGGTCCCGTCGGGCAGCCGGGGCGCGGTCATGACGACCGCGGGCACCCCGTCGGGGGTGCGGTAGCTGACGGCCAGCACCCCACGCGGCTCACGACCGAGCTGCTCGGCGACCGCGTCGAGATCGGCCTGCGACACAGAAGTCACCGGCGCGGGCTCACTTCTCCGCCGGCGTGGACACCGACTCCAGCAGCTGCGAGTACCAGGGGTCGCCCGCACGGCGCTCGGCGCGTTTCTGCTCGTCGCTCTTCTCCGGCGGCGTCGGGAACTGCATCACCAGCGCCTTGTCCCCCGGCATGACGAACTGCAGCCGATCACGAGCCAGTGCGGCGATGTTCGCCGGATCGCTCTGCTCGTCGACCTTGGCCTGGTAATCCGAGACCTCCTGCCGCAGCGAGGAGTTGGTGCTGCGCAGCTGATCGAACTCGGACCGCTGCGAGAAGTAGGTCCGCAGCGGGACCGCGAGCGTGAGCGCGACGACGCTGAGGACCAGCGCGAGGACAACCGCGCGCTTGGGGCTCAGTCCCCGCACCCGCCCCGTGGTCGCACCGCTCTCGACGACGCCGCCGTCGGCCGCGGCGTCCGGGCGTTCGGACGACATCCGCCCCTGCAGACCACCGTCGGCACGGCGGAGGTCGCGTCGTTGTTCGCGCCTGCCCTCGACACGGCGACCCGAGGTCGGACGCGCAGTCCTCCGCGTCCGACCGTCCGGCTTCTTCCGCTGTGCCATGGCAGTTCTCGATTCAGCTCTCGAACGAGAAGCGCGGGAACGCGAGATCGCCCGCATACCGCGCGGCGTCGCCGAGTCCCTCTTCGATACGGAGCAGCTGGTTGTACTTCGCGACGCGCTCGCTGCGTGCCGGCGCACCGGTCTTGATCTGACCGCAGCTGCAGGCCACGGCGAGATCGGCGATGGTGGTGTCCTCGGTCTCGCCGGACCGATGGCTCATCATCGTCTTGTAGCCGTTGTTGTGGGCCAGCGCGACGGCGTCGAGGGTCTCGGTCAGCGTGCCGATCTGGTTGACCTTCACCAGCAGCGCGTTGGCGGCACCCTTGTTGATGCCGTCCTCGAGGCGCTCGGGGTTGGTGACGAACAGATCGTCACCCACGAGCTGGACCTTGTCGCCGATCGACTCGGTCAGCGACACCCAGCCGTCCCAGTCGTTCTCGTCGAGCGGATCCTCGATGGACACCAGCGGGTAGGCGTCGACGAGTTCGGAGTAGAACGCCGACATCTCCTGCGCCGACTTCGTCTCACGCTCGAAGGCGTATCCGGTTCCCGCGGTGTAGAACTCGGTGGCCGCGACGTCGAGGGCCAGCGCGATGTCGCGGCCCGGGGTCAGTCCGGCCTTGGTGATGGCCTCGAGGATGAGGTCGAGCGCGGCCTTGGTGCCCGCGAGGTCGGGGGCGAAACCGCCCTCGTCGCCGAGACCGGTGGACAGGCCCTTGGCCTTGAGCACCGACTTCAGCGAGTGGTAGACCTCGGCGCCCCAGCGCAGGGCCTCCTTGAAGGTGGGGGCACCCACCGGCGCGATCATGAACTCCTGCACGTCGACGCCGCTGTCGGCGTGCGCGCCTCCGTTGATGATGTTCATCATCGGGACGGGCAGGATGTGGGCGTTCGGCCCACCGATGTAGCGGAAGAGCGGCAGACCGGCGGACTCGGCCGCACCCTTGGCCACGGCGAGCGAGACGCCGAGGAGCGAGTTCGCGCCGAGGCGGGACTTGTCGGCGGTGCCGTCGAGGTCGAGCAGGGCCTGATCGACCACGCGCTGGTCGTCGGCTTCGATGCCGATCACGGCCGGGGCGATCTCGCCGAGCACCGACTCCACGGCCTTGGTGACACCCTTGCCGCCGTAGCGGTCGCCACCGTCACGGAGCTCGACGGCCTCGTGCTCACCGGTCGATGCGCCGGACGGGACCGCCGCGCGGGTGAAGGTTCCGTCATCGAGGACGACCTCGACCTCGACGGTCGGATTTCCGCGGGAGTCGAGGATCTCTCGCGCTCCCACCTGTTCGATGATGGCCACAGTTGCCCCTTCGTTGTTTTCAAACGTTCTCGGTCTCGGCACCGGGTGAGGGCACCGACCACCGACCGAGTGACGACGTCGGATCAAAGACTAGTGCCAAACACCGCGCGGTCCGGCTCTGGCTCGCCGAGCATCACCGGACCGACCCCGCCCTAGAACGCGACGTTCACCGAGTAGGCGTTCGCGTGGTCGCGGACGTCGAGGACGTATTGCATCGAACGGTTGTAGACCATCACGGCCTTCTCCCACCCCTCGGGCGTCGTCAGATCCTTGCCCGAGACGCACAGATAGCGCGCGGCCGACAGCGCGGCGTCATCGATGTTGTCCGGGTCGGCGACACCGTCCCCGTTCGCGTCGACGCCGAAGCGCTTCCACGTCTCCGGGATGAACTGGAACGGCCCCATCGCACGGTCGAGCGTCGCGTCGCCGTCGAGCTGACCGTCGTCGGTGTCGGCGATCCTGGCGTTACCGCTGGTCCCGTCGAGGAGTACACCGCGGATGGGCGGGGCGACATCACCGTTGGCGGCGATGCGCGCGCCGCGATAGGTGCCGTGTTTGCTCTCCACACCGGCGATGCCCGCCAGCGTCGTCCAGGCGATACCGCACTCGGGTCGCTGCTGGCGCTGGATCTCGGCGGCGTTGCCGTAGGCCTCGAGCGAGATACGCGGGATGCCCGTCGATTCGGCCAGCGGCGTGGCCCAGGTGGCGAGCCGGTCGGCGGTGCGCCCGGGGGCGTTGATGTCGAGGAACGGGATCGGGGCGCCCGCCCCCGGCGGGAGGCCCTCGGGGATGTCCACCGAGTCGCGACCGGGGAGGTCGACGCACGACGCCAGGGTCACCGCGGCCACGCAGGCGATCGCCGCGGCGCCGAGTGCGCGCCGGGCCCTGGTCAACGGATTCACGCCGCGTCCTCGTCTCTCGGTAGATCGTGTGGTTTGTTCACAATGCCAACTGGTCGCGGTTGGTTATGGTTCCCACGCCGCATCGGGGTACTCTCCCCAAGTTAGGCTTACCGAACGATGCATAGGCTTGGCTCCCCTCGGATCGCCGCAGCCCTGCGCGCGGCCCGCTGATCCCCGAAGGACACACACGCGACATGATCGATGCCTCCAGCGCCGTCCTCGCCGCTGACTCGACCGGACCGTCGGTTCTGTCGCAGTTGTTCGGCAGCGGTCTGATCGGCGTCCGCGAGGGTCTCGAGACCGGCATCGTCGTGATGATCCTCGTCGCCTTCCTCGTGAAATCCGACCGCCGCGACTCGCTCAAGTGGGTCTGGACCGGCGTGGCGATCGCCGTCGTGATGGTCCTGGCGGTGTTCGCGGGCATCCACTACGGCACCTCGACGATCTCCGGCCTCGCCGCCGAGGCGGTGGCGGGTGTCGCCTCCCTGGTCGCGGTCGTCATCGTCACCTTCATGGTGCTGTGGATGCGCGGCGCCGCCGCGCACATCTCCGGCGACCTCAGAGCCGGCATGGGGCGAGCCCTGGAACTCGGGGCGCCCGCCGTTCTCGCGCTGTCGTTCCTCGCGGTCGGTCGTGAGGGTCTCGAGACCGCACTGCTGATGGTCGGCTACGCAGAGAACACCTCCGGCAGCAGTTGGCCGCTGGTGGGACTGCTGATCGGTGTGGTGATCGCGGTCGTGATCACGATCGGCCTCTACTTCGGCACCGTGCGCATCAACCTGCAGAAATTCTTCACCTATACCGGCGCGTTCCTCGTGGTGGTGGCCGCGGGCATCCTCGCCTACGGGATCCGCGCGATCCAGACGGTCGGCTGGCTGCCCGGACTGAACACCCGCGCCTTCGACTTCTCGTCGGTCTACGACCAGTCATCCTGGTACGGAACGCTTCTCGGGGGCATCTTCAACTTCCGTCCGGACCCGACGCTGCTCCAGGTCATCGGCTGGGTCATCTACCTGGCCATCGTCATGACCCTGTTCTTCCGCCCTCGACGTCCGCAGGACTCCAGCCCGAGTTCTGTCGAGACGTCGAAAGTCGAGACTCCGGCCGCATAGGCGCCGGCACTGAAAGGGAACCGGTGTGAAATCACGGGTCATCACCACCGCCGCCGCCTGCGCGGCGTTGTCTGCACCACTGCTGTTCGCCGCCTGCACCGACAAGGCGTCGTCGGACTCCGAGGGGACCATCGCGGTCACCTCGACCGACAACTCATGTGACCTCGCGACCTCGGAGGCACAGACGGGCAACATCGACTTCACGGTCAACAACAACGGCAACAAGGTCACCGAGTTCTACGTCTACGGCAACAACAACCGCGTGCTGGGCGAGGTCGAGAACATCGGACCCGGCCTCACCGGCAAGCTGACCGTCGAGATCGTCGACCCCGCCACCTACCAGGTCGCGTGCAAGCCGGGCATGGTCGGCGACGGCATCCGCAAGGACCTGACGGTCTCCGGTGAGAAGAAGGAGCGCTCGGAGGCACCCGCGAGCGTCACCACCGCCAAGCAGACCTATCTCAACTACGTCCGCGGGCAGCTCAACGGCCTGCAGGCGCAGACGAAGACGTTCACCGACGCCGTCATCGCGGGCGACCTCGACGCCGCCCGCGCCCAGTTCGGTCTGACACGCACGTTCTACGAGCGGATCGAGCCGGTCGCCGAGTCCTTCCCCGATCTCGACCCGGCGATCGACATGCGCTGGGACGACACCGCTGACGGCACCGAGCCGTTCACCGGTTTCCACCGCCTCGAGCGGTTCCTGTGGCCGCCGAAGCAGTCCGACGTGGGTGAGGCGGGCAGCGACGTCGCCGCCGCCGATCTCGCCAACGCCCAGAAGACCGACACCAAGCCCGAGATCGACAAGATCGCCGCGCAGCTGAACACCGACGTGGGCCGTCTGGTCACCGAGGTCGCCAAGCCGGACTTCACCTTCGAGACGCAGTCGTTCGTCAAGGGCCCCCAGGCCCTCGTCGACGAGATCGCGGCGACCAAGGTCGGCGGTGAGGAGGACCGCTACTCGCACACCGACCTGTTCGACTTCGCGGCCAACATCGACGGCTCGGAGACGCTGATCGCGGACCTGCAGCCGATCATCTCGGCGAAGAACCCACAGCTGATGGACAAGATCACCGCGCAGTTCCAGACCATCCGCAACGACATCAACTCGTTCCGATCGGGCGACGGATACGTCTCCTACGACACGGTGCCCGCCGAGAAGCGCAAGTCGCTCTCGGATCAGATCGACGCGCTCTCGCAGTCGCTGAGCCAGGTGCCGGGATTGGTTCTGCAGCAGTGACCGAACCCACCCCCGCTCCCGACGAACCGACGAACAAGCGGCGGTTCTCCCGTCGTGCGCTCTTCGGGGCGACGGGCGCGGGGGTGGTGGTCGCCGCCGCGGGTGGTGTCACCGCCGCGAAGCTCGCCGACGACGACTCGTCGTCTAGTTCGAACGTGGTGGCGTTCCGCGGAACCCGGCAGGCCGGCATCATCACCGAGGCCCAGGATCGTCTGCACTTCGCGTCGTTCGATGTCATCACCGACTCCCGTGACGACCTGATCGACATGCTGCAGCGGTGGACCGCCGCCGCCGAGCGGATGACCACCGGCGCCGAGACGGTCGACGGTGGCGCGGTGGACCACGGCGAGTACAACCCGCCCGCCGATACCGGCGAGGCGCTGGGGCTCGACGCGTCGTCACTCACCCTGACCATCGGGTTCGGGCCGGGCCTGTTCGGTCCGAGCGCGTCGGACCCGAACCGCCCCGACCGCTTCGGGATCGCGAACCGCAAACCCGCTGCGTTGAAGGACCTCCCGGCGTTCGCCAAGGACGCCATCGAGCCGTCGCGCAGCTACGGCGACATCTGTGTGCAGGCGTGCGCGAACGACCCGCAGGTCGCGGTTCACGCCATCCGCAACCTGGCCCGGATGGGTTTCGGCGTGGTCAGCGTGCGGTGGTCGCAGCTCGGGTTCGGTCGTACCTCGACCACCACGGTGAGCCAGCAGACACCGCGGAACATGTTCGGGTTCAAGGACGGGACGGCCAACATCCGCGCGGAGCAGACCGATGTGGTCAACCGCTGGGTCTGGGTCGATCCGGCCGACAACGCCGACCCGGCGCAGTGGATGACCGGCGGCAGCTACCTCGTCGCCCGCCGCATCCGTATGGACATCGAACCGTGGGATCGCGCGAACCTCAGCGAGCAGGAGGCGATCGTCGGCCGCACCAAGGGTGCCGGCGCTCCCCTGGGCATGACGCGCGAGGACGACACCCCGGACTTCGCGGTGGCGACCGCCGACGGCCCGATGATCGCCCGCGACGCGCACGTCCGACTCGCCCACCCGGACAACCTGAACGGGATCCAGATCCTGCGACGGGGCTACAACTTCACCGACGGGTCCGACGGGTTCGGACATCTCGACGCGGGCTTGTTCTTCATCGCCTACTGTCGCGATCCGGACAAGCAGTTCGTCCCGATGCAGAAACAGTTGGCCTCCAAGGACGCGATGATGGAGTACCTCACCCACAACGGCAGCGCGTTGTTCGCCTGCCCGCCCGGGCTCAAGGCCGGCGAGTGGTGGGGTCAGCACCTCTTCACCTGACGGGTCAGCAGTTCTTCCCGCTCAGCGGGACACCCTGCTGACCATCGCGTCTCGGTACGGTGGAGCTGTGGACATCGATCGCTGGCGGGGCCGCCTCCCGGTTCGCCGACCGTCCGACCGTGAGATCGTCGGCTGGACTGTTTCTGATCAGCCGGACGACGACACCGTCGACGCGGTGAACCCGGTCGGGCAGGTCGTGGCCGCGGGCATCGACATCGCCGACGCCTACGACGTGCTGCTCGAGCGCGGGCTCGCGTCGTTGACGGCGCCCTGCTGGGCGCGCGCCCCCATACCGATCACCCGCGACACCGACTTCACTCGCCCGCAGGATGATTGGCTGTGGCGGCGTATCGCGATGACCCAGCTCGACGACACCCAGGTGTGGGTGCGCGCGGCGTATCCGCACTACTTCGAACGGTTCACCGAGGTCCCGCTGCGGTTGCCCGCCGACGACATCCTGCTGTTCGATCCGCCGACCACCGACGAGTGATCAGTCCCTCGGGAAGTGATCGCGCCAGGCCTGCGTCGAGCGCGGCTCCCCCGTCGCACGCATGCCGGCCTCGGCGCGCCGGACCCGGACCATGAACTCGCCCAGACGATTACGTTGACGGTCCTCGACACTGATCTCGGCGTCGACGGACAGGTCGGCGGCCAGGTGGATGGTCAGCAGGGCCTCGGGGATGAGGTCACGCGGGAACGACGCGGCGTCGAGCCGCTCGATCACCTTCTGGGTCAGCGCGAGCGCCGGCTGCGACACCGCGACCCCGTCGAGCACCGACTCCCGTGCCTTCTCCGCGGCCTTGCTCTCCTCCCACTGCTTGAGCTGGGTCTCGAGATCCGTCTCCCCCGCCAGCACCCCGGCGGTACGCGAGGAGATCTTCGCGGTGAACGCCCGGGCGACGTCGTCGATGTCGAACGGCTGCTCGGGGTGATCGGCCGCGATGCGCGCGTGGAACAGCACCTGCAACAGGATGTCGGCGAGTTCCTCGATGAGATCGTCGCGGTCGCCGCCGGTGATCGCGTCGAGCAGCTCGTAGGTCTCCTCGAGCAGGTAGCGCCGCAGCGACTCGTGGGTCTGCGCGGCCTCCCACGGTCCGTCCCGTCGCAGCCGGTCCATCAGTGCCACCGCGTCGAGCAAAGCCTCACCCGGGCGCGGCGAGGTGCCGGTCACGGCGCCGGACGGTCGTCGACCGTCGGTCCGCGCATGTCGCGCGATCCTGGATCGGATCCGTTGATCACCAACAGGAGATCGGCCACCACCTGGATCAGGTCGACGTCGCGGACCCGGGTGCTGCCGACCCCCGCGGTACGCGGGATCGGCATCGTGAGCACCGACGTCGTCTCGCGGTAGTTCGAGCCGGGGAACAGTCGCCGCACCCGGATCTGCTGGCTGTCGAGGAGCGTGACCGGGGCGATCTTGAGTTGTGTTCCGGCCACACCGACCTCGGTGACCCCGAGCTCACGGGCCAACAGCCGCAGCTTGGCCACCGACACCAACCGCGACACCTCGGCGGGCAGCGGTCCGTATCGGTCGAGCAGTTCGTCGACGATGCCGTTGATGTCGCCGTCGTCGAGCGCGGCGGCCAGTTTGCGGTAGGCCTCGAGTCGCAGCCGGTCGGAATCGACGTAGTCGGCCGGGATGTGGGCGTCGACCGGGAGATCGATCCGGACCTCGCGGGTCTCCTCGGACACGATCGTCTTGCCGTCGGCGGCGGCACGGTAGGCCTCCACCGCCTCGCCGACCAGCCGCACGTAGAGGTCGAAACCCACGCCGGCGACGTGTCCGGACTGCTCGGCGCCCAACACATTTCCGGCGCCACGCAGTTCGAGGTCCTTCAGCGCGACGGCCATGCCCGCGCCGAGTTCGTTGTTCTGCGCGATCGTCGAGAGACGGTCGTAGGCGGTCTCGGTGAGCGGCTTCTCCGGGCTGTAGAGCAGGTAGGCGTACCCCCGCTCGCGGCTGCGGCCGACACGGCCACGCAGCTGGTGCAGCTGCGACAGACCCAGCGCCTCGGCCCGGTCGACGATCAGCGTGTTGGCGTTGGAGATGTCCAGACCGGTCTCGATGATGGTGGTGCAGACCAGCACGTCGAACTCC
This window of the Williamsia phyllosphaerae genome carries:
- a CDS encoding DHA2 family efflux MFS transporter permease subunit; protein product: MTRFRGLAMAVLTFAMFMDLMDVTIVNVALPAIRDDLGSTPSQLEWIVSGYVLAFAGVLITSGRLGDRYGRQRVFIAGITGFTLASLTASLAQNGETLVASRVAQGLFAGLMVPQVLASVQVLYKPRERAAIFAVIGVITAMAAVIGPVLGGWLVTNNPLGGGWRSIFFINIPIGIVIVIAALVLVPNSKADRPSPLDPLGVLLAVGGILLIVYPLVEGRQLGWPIWSYLLMALSPVVLALFVLNERRHGADSAMMPLRLFANRGFTGGLTIQFLFQGSINAFFLILALYVQTGLGFTAMVSGALTLPFSIGATLAAGVAAALVARLGRILPAIGGTLMAVGTAWTIYVFDSTGADYSAWDTVIPMAIAGIGLTVMMVPLLDIALATVDAADSGAASGVLGTFQQVGGALGIAVTGVLFFGAAGRYTQSELLHALTIAAWVPIIGYALAALCSALLPGISEVKAHLETVVDEESVTA
- a CDS encoding DUF4395 domain-containing protein, producing MLPTSLKFPNPVNEYAARTTAGLVVILAIVTIAVDQPVLYGILAFGFLLRVISGPTLSPFGQLSVRVIVPRLGLTKMVPGPPKRFAQAIGLTITGVAFVLSLLGHGLAAQIVAALVVVAALLESVLGICLGCIVFGFLQRRGVIPQSVCEACNNISLRQPA
- a CDS encoding Ppx/GppA phosphatase family protein; translation: MSVVAAVDCGTNSIRLLIARRGDDGLVDLHREMRVVRLGEGVDATGSFTDAAVARTRAALSDYAAIMADHHVTAVRMVATSATRDASNRGEFFDMTRELLDPIVAGSVAEVITGDEEARLSFAGAVGEFDTADGPFVVTDLGGGSTEVVLGRDGDVTAAFSANIGCVRLTERVLASDPPTADEITTARGVVRDELARAFGAVPVAQASTWVGVAGTMTTLAALAADLSTYDPELIHRSRMSFERLREVCERLIAMTRAERAALGPMHPGRVDVIGGGSLVTLELASVLEAEAGITELVVSEHDILDGIALSIS
- a CDS encoding DUF501 domain-containing protein → MTSVSQADLDAVAEQLGREPRGVLAVSYRTPDGVPAVVMTAPRLPDGTPFPTLYYLTDPRLTAEASRLESAGVMRAMSRRLTTDTDLAQRYRRAHEAYLAERDEIDSLGTDFTGGGMPDRVKCLHVLMAHSLAKGVGVNPLGDEAVALAAQSRLRGTALPADWPQVSDFPDLTEGDES
- a CDS encoding septum formation initiator family protein, with protein sequence MAQRKKPDGRTRRTARPTSGRRVEGRREQRRDLRRADGGLQGRMSSERPDAAADGGVVESGATTGRVRGLSPKRAVVLALVLSVVALTLAVPLRTYFSQRSEFDQLRSTNSSLRQEVSDYQAKVDEQSDPANIAALARDRLQFVMPGDKALVMQFPTPPEKSDEQKRAERRAGDPWYSQLLESVSTPAEK
- the eno gene encoding phosphopyruvate hydratase, with amino-acid sequence MAIIEQVGAREILDSRGNPTVEVEVVLDDGTFTRAAVPSGASTGEHEAVELRDGGDRYGGKGVTKAVESVLGEIAPAVIGIEADDQRVVDQALLDLDGTADKSRLGANSLLGVSLAVAKGAAESAGLPLFRYIGGPNAHILPVPMMNIINGGAHADSGVDVQEFMIAPVGAPTFKEALRWGAEVYHSLKSVLKAKGLSTGLGDEGGFAPDLAGTKAALDLILEAITKAGLTPGRDIALALDVAATEFYTAGTGYAFERETKSAQEMSAFYSELVDAYPLVSIEDPLDENDWDGWVSLTESIGDKVQLVGDDLFVTNPERLEDGINKGAANALLVKVNQIGTLTETLDAVALAHNNGYKTMMSHRSGETEDTTIADLAVACSCGQIKTGAPARSERVAKYNQLLRIEEGLGDAARYAGDLAFPRFSFES
- a CDS encoding lytic transglycosylase domain-containing protein — protein: MTRARRALGAAAIACVAAVTLASCVDLPGRDSVDIPEGLPPGAGAPIPFLDINAPGRTADRLATWATPLAESTGIPRISLEAYGNAAEIQRQQRPECGIAWTTLAGIAGVESKHGTYRGARIAANGDVAPPIRGVLLDGTSGNARIADTDDGQLDGDATLDRAMGPFQFIPETWKRFGVDANGDGVADPDNIDDAALSAARYLCVSGKDLTTPEGWEKAVMVYNRSMQYVLDVRDHANAYSVNVAF
- the efeU gene encoding iron uptake transporter permease EfeU, producing the protein MIDASSAVLAADSTGPSVLSQLFGSGLIGVREGLETGIVVMILVAFLVKSDRRDSLKWVWTGVAIAVVMVLAVFAGIHYGTSTISGLAAEAVAGVASLVAVVIVTFMVLWMRGAAAHISGDLRAGMGRALELGAPAVLALSFLAVGREGLETALLMVGYAENTSGSSWPLVGLLIGVVIAVVITIGLYFGTVRINLQKFFTYTGAFLVVVAAGILAYGIRAIQTVGWLPGLNTRAFDFSSVYDQSSWYGTLLGGIFNFRPDPTLLQVIGWVIYLAIVMTLFFRPRRPQDSSPSSVETSKVETPAA
- the efeO gene encoding iron uptake system protein EfeO; amino-acid sequence: MKSRVITTAAACAALSAPLLFAACTDKASSDSEGTIAVTSTDNSCDLATSEAQTGNIDFTVNNNGNKVTEFYVYGNNNRVLGEVENIGPGLTGKLTVEIVDPATYQVACKPGMVGDGIRKDLTVSGEKKERSEAPASVTTAKQTYLNYVRGQLNGLQAQTKTFTDAVIAGDLDAARAQFGLTRTFYERIEPVAESFPDLDPAIDMRWDDTADGTEPFTGFHRLERFLWPPKQSDVGEAGSDVAAADLANAQKTDTKPEIDKIAAQLNTDVGRLVTEVAKPDFTFETQSFVKGPQALVDEIAATKVGGEEDRYSHTDLFDFAANIDGSETLIADLQPIISAKNPQLMDKITAQFQTIRNDINSFRSGDGYVSYDTVPAEKRKSLSDQIDALSQSLSQVPGLVLQQ
- the efeB gene encoding iron uptake transporter deferrochelatase/peroxidase subunit yields the protein MTEPTPAPDEPTNKRRFSRRALFGATGAGVVVAAAGGVTAAKLADDDSSSSSNVVAFRGTRQAGIITEAQDRLHFASFDVITDSRDDLIDMLQRWTAAAERMTTGAETVDGGAVDHGEYNPPADTGEALGLDASSLTLTIGFGPGLFGPSASDPNRPDRFGIANRKPAALKDLPAFAKDAIEPSRSYGDICVQACANDPQVAVHAIRNLARMGFGVVSVRWSQLGFGRTSTTTVSQQTPRNMFGFKDGTANIRAEQTDVVNRWVWVDPADNADPAQWMTGGSYLVARRIRMDIEPWDRANLSEQEAIVGRTKGAGAPLGMTREDDTPDFAVATADGPMIARDAHVRLAHPDNLNGIQILRRGYNFTDGSDGFGHLDAGLFFIAYCRDPDKQFVPMQKQLASKDAMMEYLTHNGSALFACPPGLKAGEWWGQHLFT